One Purpureocillium takamizusanense chromosome 1, complete sequence genomic window carries:
- a CDS encoding uncharacterized protein (EggNog:ENOG503P0MX): MALWPFRRKSSRKRSRSGAALSDGEGPQLHGHDEGVAAARAASKKKQRTEPVKLRRRPRTYSFSPGRNDSIRVDRPHAARQPAGRAGGAADTGQQELGWTRTPTLHHRINPPPSRRRSSKRRREDHEREAEIKAMSAHMPTRLGVDASTTGGALTKQSSKRAKTNATTGQWDKPTSNISLPLPDSIRSSRSSDSDFVAYKISALDSLAPRPTLRYAQGSRWTPSRASDPAASGTQKKRIAEWDAIPEGGLDSRKRIDDLADGLDASDLRELMERDNRRRERKRQLEQERVERRLARRAEKQRRDEAEARKSGTPPPENLERGVLGRELVGLGIDPPSAVVTSSKRRASPTGEPLSELEQTSSKEPLESFHRSETLPKEESTETDHQAAAASTAAHTKLPAAREAQASTASQGSLLGGLLRAKKSLSKSTLGSDKDRMVVDDEPRKDSVGSNKHARLSITSFLRWGGRSRRNSGPSSFSNTSREEMQAAAQAQAEALAKLQGEDVSHPNYLASKVGAAPKRTRSRFREDLPDFPLSPPDSRVQSPESEPPPLPMVAEVKTPETESRPTVSSRLGTPSSAPRLIEGAQAASRSDDKVYGAQSVEDPYQSISLASIDSEGSWLSGRIGSKRSATLRDSIAKANHRDHAMTESPSSGTPDEAAITDDDYLSRLAPRRHSGVAMAGRPSGEGRPSSDEDEPMREGDVKWGAVGARPHLVQYHLHNRDTMRSHEVLMNMESGDDDSEVSPVSPVSPVSLEKADVQRARSVNVGQGHSRNFSAGSARLLDIYPRESLEKH, from the coding sequence ATGGCCCTGTGGCCCTTTCGCCGCAAGAGCTCTCGCAAGCGGTCCAGAAGCGGCGCGGCCCTCTCGGATGGCGAGGGTCCGCAGCTTCACGGTCATGACGAGGgcgttgccgccgcgagggccgcgtccaagaagaagcagcgaACCGAGCCCGTCaagctccgccgccgcccgcggacgTACAGCTTCTCGCCCGGTCGTAACGACTCGATTCGAGTAGACAGACCCCATGCcgctcgccagccagctggtcgcgccggcggcgccgctgataCCGGTCAGCAGGAGCTCGGCTGGACGCGCACACCGACCCTTCACCACAGAATCAATCCGCCTCCCTCGAGAagacgcagcagcaagagGAGGCGAGAGGACCACGAGAGAGAGGCCGAGATCAAGGCTATGAGCGCTCACATGCCTACCCGGCTCGGCGTTGACGCCTCGACCACTGGAGGAGCCTTGACCAAGCAGAGCAGTAAGAGGGCCAAGACGAACGCCACCACGGGCCAATGGGACAAACCCACGTCAAACATCTCGCTGCCGCTCCCAGACTCGATTCGCTCCAGCCGATCGTCCGACTCCGACTTTGTCGCCTACAAAATTTCCGCTCTGGATTccctggcgccgcggccgacgctTCGTTACGCCCAAGGGTCCCGATGGACGCCCTCGCGAGCCTCCGACCCAGCCGCGTCTGGGACTCAGAAGAAGCGGATTGCTGAGTGGGATGCCATTCCGGAGGGAGGTCTGGATTCTCGCAAGCGTATCGATGACCTTGccgacgggctcgacgccaGCGACCTGCGAGAACTCATGGAGCGCGACAACCGCAGACGTGAGAGAAAGCGCCAactcgagcaggagcgcgtcgagcgcaGGCTGGCGCGCAGGGCCGAGAAGCAACGGCGAGACGAGGCAGAGGCCCGAAAGTcggggacgccgccgcccgagaaTCTCGAACGTGGTGTCCTGGGCCGTGAGCTGGTTGGGTTGGGCATCGACCCACCTTCGGCTGTGGTAACCTCCTCCAAGAGACGAGCATCACCCACGGGGGAGCCCTTGTCTGAATTGGAACAGACATCGTCTAAGGAGCCGTTAGAATCGTTTCACCGCTCCGAGACTCTACCAAAAGAGGAGTCAACAGAAACCGACCAtcaagctgccgccgctagTACCGCGGCGCACACCAAGTTACCCGCTGCCCGTGAGGCCCAAGCGTCAACAGCATCGCAGGGCTCCCTCCTCGGTGGGCTCCTACGCGCCAAAAAGTCGCTGTCCAAGTCGACCCTCGGCTCGGACAAGGACCGCATGGTAGTCGACGATGAGCCGCGCAAGGACTCAGTGGGCAGCAACAAGCATGCTCGCCTGTCCATTACCTCGTTTCTGAGATGGGGAGGACGAAGCAGACGCAACTCCGGCCCGTCCTCGTTCTCCAACACGTCTCGCGAGGAGATGCAAGCTGCCGCTCAAGCGCAggcggaggcgctcgcgAAGCTACAAGGCGAAGATGTCTCGCACCCGAATTACCTTGCCAGCAAAGTCGGTGCCGCACCTAAACGAACGCGGTCGCGGTTCCGCGAAGACCTCCCCGATTTTCCGCTATCCCCCCCCGACTCGCGTGTGCAGTCGCCCGAgtcggagccgccgcctttgcccaTGGTTGCCGAGGTGAAGACGCCCGAGACAGAATCCCGGCCGACCGTGTCGAGTCGCCTTGGTACGCCCTCGTCTGCGCCCCGACTTATTGAGGGTGCCCAAGCCGCGTCCAGGTCAGACGATAAGGTATATGGTGCCCAGTCGGTAGAGGATCCATACCAGTCCATCTCACTCGCATCCATTGACTCCGAGGGATCCTGGTTGTCTGGACGGATCGGCAGCAAGCGGTCTGCCACTTTGCGGGACAGCATTGCCAAGGCCAACCATCGGGACCATGCCATGACAGAGTCTCCCTCCAGCGGCACGCCGGATGAAGCGGCCATtaccgacgacgactacctATCGCGGTTAGCCCCGCGCCGACATTCTGGCGTCGCgatggctgggcggccgtctGGAGAGGGCCGACCCAGCagtgacgaggacgagccgatgcgcgagggcgacgtcaaATGGGGCGCTGTAGGGGCCAGACCCCATCTCGTCCAGTACCACCTGCACAATCGCGACACGATGCGAAGCCACGAAGTCTTAATGAACATGGAGTCTGGTGACGATGACAGCGAGGTCTCGCCCGTGTCGCCAGTCAGCCCAGTGAGCCTGGAAAAGGCCGATGTCCAACGTGCCAGGAGCGTGAATGTTGGTCAAGGTCACAGCAGGAACTTTAGCGCCGGGAGCGCCAGGCTTTTGGATATCTATCCGAGAGAATCTCTCGAAAAGCACTAG